The Amylolactobacillus amylophilus DSM 20533 = JCM 1125 genome contains a region encoding:
- a CDS encoding bifunctional folylpolyglutamate synthase/dihydrofolate synthase — translation MDKKLSNEAEAIKYIHQLPRLHRKNDLSYVKRVLAYFGNPQDQIKTVHITGTNGKGSTSYYLNNLLQKSGFKTGLFVSPFITEFNERIQLNSQNIPSAELVKLTNLVQNAVAAVSQEDSFELTEFEFIVVLAFIYFAKERVDIAIIEAGIGAKHDKTNVLTPVVSLITSVGLDHEQLIGPTLLDIAAEKSGIIKQNVPVVVGELSPDVLKLIKATAKRNAAPLSVYGQDFTTSENAHDHTFSYSNQATASTLHFLPRPDVEQIDVALAVTAFGIIGAQLMTSEIEESINQTLVPGRYQTVLNEPLVIVDGAHNVQAMTNFYRYLLGLVKGDATKIHFLVTMMRDKDVREVLDVIAAADVTLTTIASPRAAQKTDYAELAIDKLPFESDFRLAYEKLRQKSHADDIIAVTGSFYFVTDFLREIKEARKSSR, via the coding sequence GTGGATAAGAAACTTAGCAATGAGGCAGAGGCCATTAAATACATCCACCAATTACCACGATTACATCGCAAGAATGACTTGAGCTATGTTAAGCGGGTGCTGGCGTATTTTGGTAATCCGCAGGACCAGATCAAGACTGTTCACATTACGGGAACGAACGGTAAAGGCTCGACGTCTTATTATCTAAATAATCTACTGCAAAAATCCGGGTTCAAGACCGGGCTTTTTGTGTCTCCATTCATTACCGAGTTCAACGAGCGTATCCAACTGAATAGTCAAAACATTCCAAGCGCCGAGCTAGTGAAATTGACTAACCTAGTCCAAAACGCAGTGGCAGCAGTTTCCCAGGAAGATTCATTTGAGCTAACCGAGTTTGAGTTTATTGTGGTGTTAGCGTTCATCTATTTTGCAAAAGAGCGCGTAGATATCGCCATCATCGAGGCTGGAATCGGCGCAAAGCATGATAAAACGAATGTTTTAACACCAGTCGTTTCACTCATTACATCGGTCGGTTTGGACCATGAGCAATTGATTGGTCCAACACTACTAGACATCGCGGCGGAGAAGAGCGGCATCATTAAGCAGAATGTCCCAGTGGTGGTCGGCGAGTTAAGCCCAGATGTCTTGAAGCTGATTAAGGCGACGGCAAAGCGAAACGCTGCCCCTCTGTCTGTCTATGGGCAGGATTTTACGACCAGCGAGAATGCGCACGACCACACATTTAGCTATTCGAATCAGGCTACTGCTAGCACGCTTCATTTCCTGCCACGCCCGGACGTGGAACAGATAGATGTGGCACTTGCTGTGACGGCCTTCGGGATTATTGGTGCGCAACTGATGACGTCCGAGATTGAGGAAAGTATTAACCAGACTTTGGTGCCGGGTCGATACCAGACTGTTCTAAACGAGCCACTCGTGATTGTTGATGGTGCGCACAACGTGCAAGCGATGACTAATTTCTACCGCTATCTCTTGGGCTTGGTCAAAGGGGATGCAACAAAGATTCACTTCTTGGTGACGATGATGCGGGATAAGGATGTCCGTGAAGTCCTTGATGTAATTGCTGCTGCTGATGTGACGCTCACCACGATTGCTAGTCCTCGTGCCGCCCAAAAAACGGATTACGCTGAGTTGGCAATTGATAAGCTACCATTTGAGTCAGATTTCAGACTCGCATATGAAAAGCTTAGGCAAAAGAGTCATGCAGATGATATCATTGCTGTAACGGGTTCGTTTTATTTTGTAACGGATTTTTTACGAGAA
- a CDS encoding valine--tRNA ligase yields the protein MTDLAPKYNPTEVEAGRYEQWLEEGVFKPSGDKKAKPYSIVIPPPNVTGKLHLGHAWDTTIQDTLIRMKRMQGYDTLYLPGMDHAGIATQAKVEAKMRAEGKNRHEMGRKKFVEQVWAWKDEYAAFIKSQWAKLGLSLDYERERFTLDDGLSKAVRKVFVQLYNEGLIYRGEYIINWDPQLQTALSDIEVIHQDDQGAFYHVNYPFVDGSGSIEIATTRPETMFGDTAVAVNPDDERYKALVGKEVLLPLTDRKIPIIADQHVDMEFGTGLVKITPAHDPNDFLVGNRHNLARINVMNDDGTMNENAGEFNGMDRFAARKAIVQKLDDEGYLLRTDPIVHSVGHSERSGVQVEPRLSTQWFVKMKPLAEASLAHQKTDDKVNFIPNRFEHTYEQWMENVHDWVISRQLWWGHRIPAWYHKQTGEVYVGEEEPKDIENWTQDNDVLDTWFSSALWPFSTMNWPDTDDADFKRYFPTNTLVTGYDIIFFWVSRMMFQSLKFTGKSPFNDVVIHGLIRDEQGRKMSKSLGNGIDPMEVIEKYGADALRWFLMTGSTPGQDTRFSYDKMDAAWNFINKIWNASRFVIMNLEEDAVPARKPDTTKFDLSDRWIFSRLNQTIADVIRLSDSFEFGESGRIVYNFIWNDFCDWYIEMSKVVLNGTDEEAKSNKQANLIYVLDQILRLVHPTMPFVTEKLWLSMPHEGSSLTVAAYPEVDANYQDDAAEKEMNFLIELIKAVRNIRAEANAPMSNSIDLLIQVDSNKEAAIIEHNTDYLANFVHPKNLKVATEIEAPKLAKNAVVKGAQVFVPLEELVDLGEEIEKLQRDQAKLKAEIARIDKKLGNAGFVSKAPAAVVDEQKTKRADYESQLEAVDARIADLKDNQ from the coding sequence ATGACAGATTTAGCACCGAAATACAATCCGACTGAAGTTGAGGCCGGTCGGTATGAGCAGTGGCTTGAAGAGGGTGTTTTCAAGCCATCGGGCGATAAGAAAGCCAAACCATACTCAATCGTTATTCCACCGCCGAATGTGACAGGAAAGCTGCACTTGGGTCATGCGTGGGATACGACTATTCAGGATACATTAATTAGGATGAAACGGATGCAGGGTTACGACACCCTGTATCTTCCAGGAATGGACCATGCCGGAATTGCGACACAAGCTAAAGTTGAGGCAAAAATGCGGGCCGAGGGTAAGAATAGGCACGAGATGGGCCGCAAAAAATTTGTGGAACAGGTCTGGGCGTGGAAGGACGAGTATGCCGCATTCATTAAATCACAATGGGCTAAGCTCGGATTGTCACTTGACTACGAGCGGGAGCGTTTCACACTTGATGATGGACTTTCAAAGGCCGTGCGGAAGGTTTTCGTCCAACTCTATAACGAAGGATTGATCTATCGCGGTGAATACATCATCAACTGGGATCCACAACTTCAGACAGCGTTGTCCGATATCGAGGTTATTCACCAGGATGACCAAGGAGCCTTCTATCACGTCAATTATCCGTTTGTAGACGGTAGTGGCAGCATTGAGATTGCCACCACCAGGCCGGAAACGATGTTTGGTGATACTGCGGTTGCTGTAAATCCGGATGATGAACGCTACAAGGCACTCGTAGGCAAGGAAGTTCTGTTACCGCTCACCGATAGGAAGATTCCAATCATTGCTGACCAACACGTTGACATGGAGTTTGGTACTGGTTTAGTTAAAATCACGCCGGCACACGACCCCAATGACTTCTTGGTTGGAAATCGGCATAACTTGGCCCGCATCAACGTGATGAACGATGACGGTACGATGAATGAGAATGCCGGCGAATTCAACGGGATGGACAGATTTGCTGCCAGAAAAGCAATTGTGCAGAAACTGGACGATGAGGGCTACCTGTTGCGGACGGATCCAATCGTGCATAGTGTTGGTCACTCTGAGCGCTCCGGTGTACAGGTTGAGCCACGGTTGTCCACGCAATGGTTCGTGAAGATGAAACCATTAGCTGAGGCTTCATTAGCCCACCAAAAAACCGACGATAAGGTTAACTTCATCCCAAATCGGTTCGAACATACATATGAACAGTGGATGGAGAACGTCCACGATTGGGTAATCTCGCGGCAATTATGGTGGGGCCACCGAATCCCAGCCTGGTATCATAAGCAAACCGGTGAGGTTTATGTCGGCGAAGAAGAGCCAAAGGATATTGAGAACTGGACGCAGGATAATGATGTCCTAGATACCTGGTTTTCAAGTGCCTTATGGCCATTCTCAACAATGAACTGGCCTGATACTGATGACGCCGATTTCAAGCGTTACTTCCCGACCAATACGCTAGTGACTGGTTATGATATTATCTTCTTCTGGGTCTCTCGGATGATGTTCCAGAGTCTGAAGTTCACCGGTAAGAGTCCTTTTAATGATGTTGTGATTCATGGTCTTATTCGAGATGAACAAGGCAGAAAGATGAGCAAATCCCTCGGAAACGGAATCGATCCGATGGAAGTCATCGAGAAGTACGGTGCAGATGCATTACGCTGGTTCTTGATGACCGGCTCAACCCCGGGACAGGACACACGCTTCAGTTATGATAAGATGGACGCTGCCTGGAATTTCATCAATAAAATTTGGAATGCCAGCCGGTTCGTGATTATGAACCTGGAAGAAGATGCTGTACCGGCTAGGAAGCCTGATACGACCAAATTTGATTTGTCGGATCGCTGGATTTTTAGCCGCTTGAACCAGACAATTGCGGACGTAATTCGGCTCAGTGACTCCTTCGAATTTGGCGAGTCAGGGCGGATAGTCTACAATTTCATCTGGAATGATTTCTGTGACTGGTACATTGAGATGAGTAAGGTTGTTCTGAACGGCACAGATGAGGAAGCAAAAAGCAATAAACAAGCTAACCTAATTTACGTCCTCGACCAAATTCTGCGTCTGGTTCACCCAACGATGCCATTCGTGACCGAGAAATTATGGCTCTCAATGCCGCACGAGGGTAGCAGCCTGACTGTTGCTGCCTATCCAGAAGTTGATGCTAACTACCAAGACGATGCCGCAGAGAAAGAGATGAACTTCCTGATTGAGTTGATCAAGGCGGTAAGAAATATTCGAGCTGAGGCAAACGCGCCGATGTCTAATTCCATCGATCTTTTAATTCAGGTTGACTCGAATAAAGAGGCCGCAATTATCGAGCACAATACTGACTACCTAGCTAATTTCGTTCACCCAAAGAACCTCAAGGTGGCGACTGAAATTGAAGCACCAAAATTAGCCAAGAATGCTGTGGTCAAAGGTGCACAGGTATTTGTACCACTTGAGGAGTTGGTCGATTTAGGTGAAGAAATTGAGAAGCTCCAGCGGGATCAGGCCAAGCTAAAGGCTGAGATTGCACGGATTGACAAGAAGCTAGGTAACGCAGGCTTCGTTTCTAAGGCACCAGCAGCAGTGGTTGACGAACAGAAGACTAAGCGTGCCGACTATGAGTCTCAGCTAGAGGCGGTCGACGCACGAATTGCAGATTTGAAGGACAATCAATAG